In the Pseudomonas sp. DTU_2021_1001937_2_SI_NGA_ILE_001 genome, one interval contains:
- a CDS encoding Na/Pi cotransporter family protein: MLTLLDLLSAVALLIWGTHIVRTGILRVYGAHLRRVLGQNMSRRPLAFIAGILVTALVQSSNATAMLVTSFVGQGLMTLAPALAIMLGADVGTALMSRVLTFDLSWLSPLLILLGVIFFLSRKQTRAGQLGRVAIGLGLIILALQLIVAAAAPITQANGVKVLFASLTGDFLLDALVGALFALISYSSLAAVLLTATLAGSDIISLHVAIGLVVGANIGSGLLAFLSTSMQNVPGRQVALGSLLFKLLGLVLVMPLLDPLVNWLDSLGYRNQELVIGFHLIYNSVRCLLMLAFVTPMAKLCASLLQPSAESGGPARPRHLDLAALETPSLALANAVRETLRMGDLLESMLASMQGVLRGTQTAVTQEMRRLHEDVEALYSGIKLYLAQMPREDLGEQDNRRWAEIIELTVNLELASGVIERMLRKIQQQKTAQRRLFSDVGLEELTDLHTQLQANLRLGLSVFLSGDPESARQLLREKRRFRALERRLAHAHVNRLQRKVVQSIETSSMHLELMADMKRLNSLFCSSAYAVLETTDTGALSSEASERPGAELGEQSM; encoded by the coding sequence ATGCTGACCCTGCTCGATCTTCTTTCCGCCGTGGCACTGCTCATCTGGGGCACCCACATCGTCCGTACCGGCATCCTGCGTGTGTATGGCGCGCACCTGCGCCGCGTGCTCGGGCAGAACATGTCGCGTCGGCCGCTGGCGTTCATCGCCGGCATCCTGGTCACCGCGCTGGTGCAGAGCAGCAACGCCACGGCCATGCTGGTCACCTCTTTCGTCGGCCAGGGGCTGATGACCCTGGCACCGGCCCTGGCGATCATGCTCGGCGCCGACGTGGGCACGGCGCTGATGTCGCGGGTGCTGACCTTCGACCTGTCCTGGCTGTCGCCGCTGCTGATCCTGCTCGGGGTGATCTTCTTCCTGTCGCGCAAACAGACCCGCGCCGGCCAACTGGGCCGCGTGGCCATCGGTCTGGGGCTGATCATCCTGGCCCTGCAGCTGATCGTCGCTGCCGCCGCGCCGATCACCCAGGCCAACGGCGTGAAGGTGCTGTTCGCCTCGCTGACCGGCGACTTCCTGCTCGACGCCCTGGTCGGGGCGCTGTTCGCGCTGATTTCCTACTCCAGCCTGGCGGCGGTGCTGCTGACCGCCACCCTGGCCGGCTCGGACATCATCAGCCTGCACGTAGCCATCGGCCTGGTGGTCGGCGCCAACATCGGCAGCGGCCTGCTGGCGTTTCTCAGTACCAGCATGCAGAACGTACCGGGGCGCCAGGTGGCGCTGGGCAGCCTGTTGTTCAAGCTGCTCGGGCTGGTGCTGGTGATGCCGCTGCTCGACCCGTTGGTGAACTGGCTCGACAGCCTGGGCTACCGCAACCAGGAACTGGTGATCGGCTTCCACCTGATCTACAACAGCGTGCGCTGCCTGCTGATGCTGGCCTTCGTCACGCCCATGGCCAAGCTGTGCGCCAGCCTGCTGCAACCCAGCGCCGAGAGCGGCGGCCCGGCACGTCCCCGGCACCTGGACCTGGCGGCGCTGGAAACACCCAGCCTGGCCTTGGCCAACGCGGTACGCGAGACCTTGCGCATGGGCGACCTGCTGGAAAGCATGCTGGCCTCCATGCAGGGTGTACTGCGCGGTACCCAGACCGCCGTGACCCAGGAAATGCGCCGCCTCCACGAAGATGTCGAGGCGCTGTACAGCGGCATCAAGCTGTACCTGGCGCAGATGCCGCGTGAAGATCTGGGCGAACAGGACAACCGCCGCTGGGCCGAGATCATCGAGCTGACCGTCAACCTGGAGCTGGCCAGCGGGGTGATCGAACGCATGCTGCGCAAGATCCAGCAGCAGAAGACCGCCCAGCGCCGGCTGTTTTCCGATGTCGGGCTGGAGGAGCTGACCGACCTGCACACCCAGTTGCAGGCCAACCTGCGCCTGGGCCTGTCGGTGTTTCTCAGCGGCGACCCGGAAAGCGCCCGCCAGCTGCTGCGCGAGAAACGTCGCTTCCGTGCGCTGGAACGGCGCCTGGCCCACGCGCATGTCAACCGGTTGCAACGCAAGGTGGTGCAGAGTATCGAGACCAGTTCGATGCACCTGGAGCTGATGGCCGACATGAAGCGCCTCAACTCGCTGTTCTGCAGCAGCGCCTATGCGGTACTGGAGACGACTGACACCGGTGCGCTGTCCAGTGAGGCATCCGAGCGGCCGGGCGCGGAGCTGGGCGAACAATCCATGTGA
- a CDS encoding TerC family protein, with protein MEWLLNPEIWVAFLTLTALEIVLGIDNIIMISILVSRMPKSMQQRTRLFGLGLAMVTRIMLLLSITWIMRLTTDLFTIMGQGISGRDLILFFGGLFLLWKSSQEIFQGLEGEEEASEEPKGAGGMFLATIVQIAIIDIVFSLDSVITAVGMVSNVPVMVAAIIVAVLVMMLCSGAISDFIDKHPSLKMLALSFLIVVGTVLIAEAFDVHVPKGYVYFAMAFSLAVEAINIKMRTSHARKKAEAEKAGLERA; from the coding sequence ATGGAATGGCTGCTCAACCCGGAAATCTGGGTTGCTTTCTTGACCCTGACCGCCCTGGAAATCGTTCTGGGCATCGACAACATCATCATGATCTCGATCCTGGTGAGCCGTATGCCCAAGTCCATGCAGCAGCGCACCCGCCTGTTCGGCCTGGGCCTGGCGATGGTCACGCGCATCATGCTGCTGCTGTCGATCACCTGGATCATGCGTCTGACCACCGACCTGTTCACCATCATGGGCCAGGGCATTTCCGGCCGTGACCTGATCCTGTTCTTCGGCGGCCTGTTCCTGCTGTGGAAAAGCTCCCAGGAAATCTTCCAGGGCCTGGAAGGCGAGGAAGAAGCCAGCGAAGAACCCAAGGGCGCGGGCGGCATGTTCCTGGCCACCATCGTGCAGATCGCGATCATCGACATCGTGTTCTCGCTGGACTCGGTCATCACCGCCGTGGGCATGGTCTCCAACGTGCCGGTCATGGTCGCTGCGATCATCGTCGCCGTGCTGGTGATGATGCTCTGCTCCGGTGCCATCAGCGACTTCATCGACAAGCACCCATCGCTGAAGATGCTCGCTCTGTCGTTCCTGATCGTAGTGGGCACCGTACTGATCGCCGAAGCCTTCGACGTGCACGTACCTAAAGGCTATGTGTACTTCGCCATGGCGTTCTCGCTGGCGGTGGAAGCCATCAACATCAAGATGCGCACCAGCCACGCGCGCAAGAAGGCCGAAGCCGAGAAAGCCGGTCTGGAACGCGCCTGA
- a CDS encoding CitMHS family transporter → MLTFLGFAMVIAFMYLIMSKRMTALIALIIVPIIFALFGGFGPQIGPMMLAGITKLAPTGVMLMFAILYFALMIDSGLFDPAVRKILAMVKGDPMRISVGTAVLALVVSLDGDGATTYMICVAAMLPLYSRIGMSPRIMAGLIILAGGVMNMTPWGGPTARAASALHVDASDIFVPMIPAMAAGVICILAIAYFYGKRERARLGVLQLQGDDIDHSEISVSQFPDARRPKMIWFNGALTFALMVSLIMGLLPLPVLFMVAFSIAMIINYPNLQDQKDRVAAHAGSVLSVVGLIFAAGIFTGILTGTGMVDAMSKSLLTVIPTSMGPYLAVITAIVSMPFTFFMSNDAFYYGVLPVLSEAASHYGISPVEMARASIVGQPVHLLSPLVPSTYLLVALAGIDFGDHQRFTLKWAVLVCVCILIAAVLLGLFPLHNSL, encoded by the coding sequence ATGCTGACTTTCCTTGGCTTCGCCATGGTCATTGCCTTCATGTACCTGATCATGAGCAAGCGCATGACCGCGCTGATCGCCCTGATCATCGTGCCGATCATCTTTGCCCTGTTCGGTGGCTTCGGTCCGCAGATCGGCCCGATGATGCTGGCCGGTATCACCAAGCTGGCGCCCACCGGCGTCATGCTGATGTTCGCTATCCTGTACTTTGCCCTGATGATCGACTCCGGCCTGTTCGACCCGGCCGTGCGCAAGATCCTGGCGATGGTCAAGGGCGACCCGATGCGCATCTCCGTCGGTACTGCGGTGCTGGCCCTGGTGGTATCGCTGGACGGTGACGGCGCGACCACCTACATGATCTGCGTGGCCGCCATGCTGCCGCTGTACAGCCGTATCGGCATGAGCCCGCGGATCATGGCCGGCCTGATCATCCTCGCCGGCGGCGTGATGAACATGACCCCATGGGGCGGCCCGACCGCCCGCGCCGCCAGCGCCCTGCACGTGGACGCTTCGGACATTTTCGTACCGATGATCCCGGCCATGGCCGCCGGCGTGATCTGCATCCTGGCCATCGCCTATTTCTACGGCAAGCGTGAGCGGGCGCGCCTGGGCGTGCTGCAGCTGCAGGGCGACGACATCGACCACAGCGAGATCAGCGTCTCGCAGTTCCCCGATGCCCGCCGCCCGAAGATGATCTGGTTCAACGGCGCGCTGACCTTCGCCCTGATGGTCTCGCTGATCATGGGCCTGCTGCCGCTGCCGGTGCTGTTCATGGTGGCCTTCAGTATCGCGATGATCATCAACTACCCGAACCTGCAGGACCAGAAGGACCGCGTCGCGGCCCACGCCGGGAGTGTGCTGTCGGTGGTCGGCCTGATTTTCGCCGCCGGCATCTTCACCGGGATCCTGACCGGCACCGGCATGGTCGATGCCATGTCCAAGAGCCTGCTGACCGTGATCCCGACCTCAATGGGCCCGTACCTGGCAGTGATCACCGCCATCGTGAGCATGCCGTTCACCTTCTTCATGTCCAACGATGCCTTCTACTACGGCGTGCTGCCGGTGCTCTCCGAAGCCGCCTCGCACTACGGCATTTCGCCGGTGGAAATGGCCCGCGCCTCCATCGTCGGCCAGCCGGTGCACCTGCTCAGCCCGCTGGTGCCGTCCACCTACCTGCTGGTGGCCCTGGCCGGTATCGACTTCGGTGACCACCAGCGCTTCACCCTCAAGTGGGCGGTGCTGGTCTGCGTGTGCATCCTGATCGCCGCCGTGCTGCTGGGACTCTTCCCATTGCACAACTCCCTGTAA
- a CDS encoding aromatic ring-hydroxylating dioxygenase subunit alpha, translating into MYPKNTWYVACTPDEIASKPLGRQICGEKMVFYRGLDDQVVAVEDFCPHRGAPLSLGYVENGQLVCGYHGLTMGADGKTVSMPGQRVRGFPCNKTFAAVERYGFIWVWPGDQAKADAELIPHLEWAVSDQWAYGGGLFHIGCDYRLMIDNLMDLTHETYVHASSIGQKEIDETAPATHVEGDEVITARHMQNIMAPPFWRMALRGNNLADDVPVDRWQICRFTPPSHVLIEVGVAHAGHGGYHADPRYKASSIVVDFITPESDTSIWYFWGMARNFNPHDQALTDSIREGQGKIFSEDLEMLERQQQNLLKYPERNLLKLNIDAGGVQSRKIIERLIAQEQASAPALIATAQ; encoded by the coding sequence ATGTATCCCAAGAACACGTGGTACGTTGCCTGCACCCCCGATGAAATCGCCAGCAAGCCCCTCGGGCGGCAAATCTGCGGCGAGAAGATGGTGTTCTATCGCGGCCTGGACGATCAGGTCGTGGCCGTCGAGGACTTCTGCCCGCACCGTGGCGCGCCGTTGTCGCTGGGCTATGTCGAGAACGGCCAGCTGGTGTGTGGTTATCACGGCCTGACCATGGGCGCCGATGGCAAGACCGTGTCGATGCCCGGCCAGCGGGTCCGTGGCTTTCCGTGCAACAAGACCTTCGCCGCCGTGGAGCGCTACGGCTTCATCTGGGTGTGGCCGGGTGACCAGGCCAAGGCCGATGCCGAGCTGATTCCGCACCTGGAATGGGCAGTCAGTGACCAGTGGGCCTACGGGGGTGGGCTGTTTCACATCGGCTGCGACTACCGGCTGATGATCGACAACCTTATGGACCTGACCCACGAGACCTACGTGCATGCTTCCAGCATCGGCCAGAAGGAAATCGACGAGACGGCGCCTGCCACACATGTCGAAGGGGACGAAGTGATCACCGCCCGGCATATGCAAAACATCATGGCCCCGCCCTTCTGGCGCATGGCCTTGCGCGGCAACAACCTCGCCGATGACGTGCCGGTGGACCGCTGGCAGATCTGCCGTTTCACCCCGCCCAGCCATGTATTGATCGAAGTCGGTGTGGCACACGCCGGGCACGGCGGCTATCACGCCGACCCCCGCTACAAGGCGTCGAGCATCGTGGTGGACTTCATTACCCCGGAAAGCGACACCTCGATCTGGTACTTCTGGGGCATGGCGCGCAACTTCAACCCCCACGACCAGGCGCTGACCGACAGCATCCGCGAAGGCCAGGGCAAGATCTTCAGCGAAGACCTGGAAATGCTCGAACGCCAGCAGCAGAACCTGCTCAAGTACCCTGAGCGCAACCTGCTCAAGCTCAACATCGATGCCGGTGGCGTGCAGTCGCGCAAGATCATCGAGCGCCTCATCGCCCAGGAACAGGCCAGCGCCCCTGCGCTGATCGCCACGGCCCAATGA
- a CDS encoding PDR/VanB family oxidoreductase yields MIDVVVISRKDEAQGICSFELALPDRGPLPAFTAGAHIDVQVPGDDGLVRQYSLCNHPGERHRYLISVLDDPASRGGSAQMHRLLRAGMPLRISEPRNHFPLAAEARRSLLFAGGIGITPILCMAEALAEQGADFELHYCVRARDRAAFLERLQASAFAERVHLHLDDEPATALQAAQLLAGPQADVHLYVCGPNGFMQHVLDSARAQGWQEANLHREYFAAAPLDTSADGRFSVKVASSGEVFEVPADQSVVQVLERHGIEVPVSCEQGVCGTCLTRVLEGIPEHRDLYLTEDEQALNDQFTPCCSRAKTPMLVLDL; encoded by the coding sequence ATGATCGACGTCGTGGTGATTTCCCGCAAAGACGAGGCCCAGGGCATTTGCAGTTTCGAGCTGGCCCTGCCCGACCGTGGCCCACTGCCGGCCTTCACGGCCGGTGCGCACATCGATGTGCAGGTGCCTGGCGACGATGGCTTGGTGCGCCAGTATTCGCTGTGCAACCACCCTGGCGAACGGCATCGCTACCTGATCAGCGTGCTCGACGACCCCGCATCGCGCGGTGGTTCGGCGCAGATGCACCGCCTGCTGCGCGCCGGCATGCCATTGCGCATCAGCGAGCCGCGCAACCACTTTCCACTGGCGGCCGAGGCGCGACGCAGCCTGCTGTTCGCCGGAGGCATCGGCATCACGCCGATCCTGTGCATGGCCGAGGCGCTGGCTGAGCAGGGGGCGGATTTCGAGCTGCATTACTGCGTGCGCGCCCGTGACCGGGCGGCCTTCCTTGAACGCTTGCAGGCGTCGGCCTTTGCCGAGCGGGTGCACCTGCATCTGGATGACGAACCCGCCACGGCCCTGCAGGCTGCCCAGCTCCTGGCGGGGCCACAGGCGGATGTCCACCTCTACGTATGCGGCCCGAACGGTTTCATGCAGCACGTGCTGGACAGCGCCCGTGCGCAGGGCTGGCAGGAGGCCAACCTGCACCGCGAATACTTCGCCGCCGCCCCGCTGGACACCAGCGCCGATGGCCGTTTCTCGGTGAAAGTAGCGAGCAGCGGTGAGGTGTTCGAAGTCCCTGCTGACCAGAGCGTGGTCCAGGTGCTGGAGCGCCATGGCATCGAGGTGCCGGTGTCCTGCGAACAGGGCGTATGCGGCACCTGCCTGACCCGCGTACTGGAGGGCATCCCGGAACACCGCGACCTGTACCTCACCGAAGACGAACAGGCCCTCAACGACCAGTTCACGCCCTGCTGTTCGAGGGCGAAAACGCCGATGCTGGTGTTGGATCTTTAG
- a CDS encoding DUF6124 family protein, translating into MKKIVPDPPNLESSLVLLECRVAHAVELLNCATATAYESAESLHGQARHLAMASMHLITQAQLALNQTLDQWPTRAVEPEEEVTA; encoded by the coding sequence ATGAAAAAGATCGTCCCCGATCCACCCAACCTCGAATCGTCCCTTGTCCTGCTCGAATGTCGTGTGGCCCATGCCGTGGAGTTGCTCAACTGCGCCACTGCTACAGCCTATGAAAGCGCTGAAAGCCTGCATGGCCAGGCGCGTCACCTGGCCATGGCCAGCATGCACTTGATCACCCAAGCGCAACTGGCGCTGAACCAGACTCTGGACCAGTGGCCCACGCGGGCTGTCGAGCCCGAGGAAGAAGTGACGGCCTGA
- a CDS encoding GntR family transcriptional regulator, giving the protein MSKPGQTVLVALRKMIASGELAAGERLMEVPTAELFGVSRMPVRMAFRTLEQEGLLVKAGGRGFQVRSVSGQDIAGAVEVRGVLEGLAARQTAERGLSPQDCDALQACLAEGDALFDKGYVTEQDLEVYHDLNMRFHQIIVAGSGNPAIADALARNDHLPFASVSALAVDRNDMAREYRRFNYAHMQHHAIVDALVCRQGARAEALMREHANATLRYAEIFSASSAERMKVIS; this is encoded by the coding sequence ATGAGCAAGCCCGGCCAAACCGTACTGGTGGCCCTGCGCAAGATGATCGCCTCGGGCGAGCTGGCGGCCGGCGAACGGCTGATGGAAGTGCCCACCGCCGAACTGTTCGGCGTGTCGCGCATGCCGGTGCGCATGGCATTCCGTACCCTGGAGCAGGAAGGCCTGTTGGTAAAGGCCGGCGGGCGCGGCTTTCAGGTGCGTTCGGTGAGCGGCCAGGACATCGCCGGGGCGGTGGAGGTGCGCGGCGTGCTCGAAGGCCTGGCGGCGCGACAGACCGCCGAACGTGGCCTCAGCCCCCAGGACTGCGATGCCCTGCAAGCTTGCCTGGCCGAAGGTGACGCGCTGTTCGACAAGGGCTACGTCACCGAGCAGGACCTTGAGGTGTACCACGACCTGAACATGCGTTTTCACCAGATCATCGTCGCCGGCAGCGGCAACCCGGCCATCGCCGACGCCCTGGCGCGCAACGACCACCTGCCGTTCGCCTCGGTCAGCGCCCTGGCCGTGGACCGCAACGACATGGCCCGCGAATACCGGCGCTTCAACTACGCGCACATGCAGCACCACGCCATCGTCGACGCCCTGGTCTGCCGCCAGGGCGCCCGCGCCGAAGCCCTGATGCGCGAACACGCCAACGCCACCCTGCGCTACGCCGAGATCTTCAGCGCCTCGTCGGCGGAACGGATGAAAGTCATTTCCTGA
- a CDS encoding acyl-CoA dehydrogenase family protein, which translates to MWHYQAPLRDMQFVIEHWLQAPQAWSGNAAFEFLDAALAMQVVEQAGQFSHEVLAPLNARGDRQGCRFEAGCVQTPDGFAAAWQAYVEGGWPALACDPQLGGQGLPQLLEAAVQEMLYASNHAWAMYSGIAHGAYLCLKAHAPQWIQQRYLPGIVSGQCLPTMCLTEPQAGSDVGLLRCRAEPTAEGRYRISGSKLFISGGEHDLCEDILHLVLARLPDAPPGSRGISLFLVPRRLDDGAHNGVRCDGIEHKMGIKGSATCSMLFEGASGWLIGAPNQGLAAMFVMMNSARLHVGLQGLGHVEAAWQNAAQYARERRQMRAVQRPVGEPASAADPLHYHPAMRRTLLELRATSEGLRALGYWAAHLLDQAEHASEPAERAIAHQLTGLLTPIIKAYFTEQGFQQASRALQVFGGYGYVSEFAIEQTLRDSRIAMIYEGTNEIQANDLLLRKVLGDRGAALQQLLALLREEATAASAVAVCTALGQALQQRCQDLESAWQQIAEQATLDAEYPYRAAGDFLPLCALVLLAFAWCRAARVAQALPEHDERRAAKLETAGFFFAWLLPQADRHLAGLHSARQPLAFLS; encoded by the coding sequence ATGTGGCACTACCAGGCCCCGCTGCGCGACATGCAGTTCGTCATCGAACACTGGCTGCAGGCCCCACAGGCCTGGAGCGGCAACGCAGCCTTCGAGTTTCTCGATGCTGCGCTGGCCATGCAGGTCGTGGAACAGGCCGGGCAGTTCAGCCATGAAGTCCTGGCGCCGTTGAATGCCCGTGGCGACCGCCAAGGCTGTCGCTTCGAAGCCGGCTGCGTGCAGACCCCTGACGGCTTTGCCGCCGCCTGGCAAGCCTACGTGGAGGGTGGCTGGCCGGCACTGGCCTGTGATCCGCAACTGGGCGGCCAGGGCCTGCCGCAACTGCTCGAAGCCGCCGTGCAGGAAATGCTCTACGCCAGCAACCATGCCTGGGCCATGTACAGCGGCATCGCCCACGGCGCCTACCTGTGCCTGAAAGCCCATGCGCCGCAATGGATCCAGCAGCGCTACCTGCCCGGCATCGTCAGCGGGCAATGCCTGCCGACCATGTGCCTCACCGAGCCGCAGGCCGGCAGCGACGTCGGCCTGCTGCGCTGCCGGGCCGAACCGACCGCCGAGGGCCGCTACCGGATCAGCGGCAGCAAGCTGTTCATCTCCGGCGGCGAACACGACCTGTGCGAAGACATCCTGCACCTGGTGCTGGCGCGCCTGCCCGACGCCCCGCCCGGCAGCCGGGGCATCTCGCTGTTCCTGGTGCCCCGGCGCCTGGACGACGGGGCGCACAATGGCGTGCGCTGCGACGGTATCGAACACAAGATGGGCATCAAGGGCAGCGCCACCTGTTCAATGCTGTTCGAAGGCGCCAGCGGCTGGCTGATCGGTGCACCGAACCAGGGGCTGGCCGCGATGTTCGTGATGATGAACTCGGCGCGCCTGCATGTCGGTCTGCAAGGCCTGGGGCATGTCGAGGCGGCCTGGCAGAACGCCGCGCAGTACGCCCGCGAACGCCGGCAGATGCGCGCTGTGCAGCGTCCCGTCGGGGAACCGGCCAGCGCCGCCGACCCGCTGCATTACCACCCGGCGATGCGCCGCACGTTGCTGGAACTGCGCGCCACCAGCGAGGGCCTGCGGGCCCTCGGCTACTGGGCCGCGCACCTGCTGGATCAGGCCGAGCACGCCAGCGAACCGGCAGAACGGGCCATCGCCCATCAGTTGACCGGGCTGCTGACGCCGATCATCAAGGCGTACTTCACCGAGCAGGGCTTCCAGCAGGCCAGCCGCGCCTTGCAGGTCTTCGGCGGCTACGGCTATGTGAGCGAATTCGCCATCGAACAGACCCTGCGCGACAGCCGCATCGCGATGATCTACGAAGGCACCAACGAGATTCAGGCCAACGACCTGCTGTTGCGCAAGGTGCTGGGCGACCGGGGCGCCGCCCTTCAGCAACTGCTCGCACTGCTGCGCGAAGAAGCCACGGCGGCCAGCGCGGTAGCCGTGTGCACGGCGCTGGGCCAGGCGCTGCAGCAGCGCTGCCAGGACCTGGAAAGCGCCTGGCAGCAGATCGCCGAGCAGGCCACCCTTGATGCCGAATACCCGTATCGCGCGGCGGGCGACTTCCTGCCGCTGTGCGCGCTGGTCCTGCTGGCCTTTGCCTGGTGTCGGGCGGCACGCGTGGCCCAGGCGCTGCCCGAGCATGACGAGCGCCGTGCCGCCAAGCTGGAAACCGCCGGGTTCTTCTTCGCCTGGCTGCTGCCCCAAGCCGACCGGCACCTGGCCGGACTGCACAGCGCCCGCCAGCCACTGGCGTTCCTGAGCTGA